One stretch of Prunus persica cultivar Lovell chromosome G1, Prunus_persica_NCBIv2, whole genome shotgun sequence DNA includes these proteins:
- the LOC18789952 gene encoding nuclear nucleic acid-binding protein C1D: MEGSSIVPDSVMESVKRTLSHVEEVGLHFHQVLSLSDPDLLAESPPLERAQSLLLLARATTTLFTVRLRCSGVDPDDHPVKSELERLRLYQEKLQRFVDLSKAPLRPSTTLNYQAATRFIEHSLPDLTPDQKRSMRDISRGEGSNIKYLERKVQKKRKYQSPNKQSVQSAANEFLEKAAREILGDSEGGRKGPLQANSSDEENVPMS; encoded by the exons ATGGAAGGAAGCTCGATAGTTCCAGATTCAGTGATGGAATCAGTGAAGAGAACCTTGAGCCATGTAGAAGAAGTTGGACTTCACTTCCACCAAGTCTTGTCTCTCTCCGACCCTGACCTCCTCGCCGAATCGCCGCCTCTCGAGCGAGCTCAGTCCCTGCTCTTGCTAGCCAGGGCCACTACCACCCTCTTCACCG tGAGGTTGAGGTGTAGTGGAGTAGACCCGGATGACCATCCCGTCAAATCCGAGCTT GAGAGATTAAGATTGTATCAGGAGAAGCTACAGCGGTTTGTGGATTTGAGTAAAG cACCATTGCGACCATCTACTACTTTAAATTATCAGGCAGCTACCCGTTTCATCGAGCATTCTTTGCCAGACCTTACACCTG ATCAGAAGCGAAGTATGAGAGACATTAGTAGAGGAGAGGGGTCAAACATTAAGTATCTAGAAAGGAAGGttcaaaagaagaggaaatatCAATCCCCTAATAAACAATCAGTTCAATCTGCTGCCAATGAGTTCCTTGAGAAAGCAGCCCGTGAAATTCTTGGTGATAGTGAAGGAGGTCGTAAGGGACCTCTACAGGCCAATAGTTCAGATGAAGAGAACGTGCCTATGAGTTGA